A stretch of Aerococcaceae bacterium zg-252 DNA encodes these proteins:
- the fusA gene encoding elongation factor G: protein MAKREFSLEKTRNIGIMAHIDAGKTTTTERVLYYTGRIHKIGETHEGASQMDWMEQEQERGITITSAATTAQWNNHRINIIDTPGHVDFTVEVERSLRVLDGAVALLDGQSGVEPQTETVWRQATTYGVPRIVFVNKMDKTGADFLYSVRTIHDRLQANAHPVQLPIGAEDDFTGIIDLVEMKAFNYTNDLGTDIEEIEIPADYKELAEEWRAKLVEAAADTDEELMMAYLEGEEIDVPTLKAAIRKATVAAEFYPVFCGSAFKNKGVQLMLDGVIDYLPAPTDVPAIKGVLPGTEEEVERHADDSEPFSALAFKVMTDPFVGRLTFFRVYSGTLQSGSYVQNSTKGKRERVGRILQMHANSRQEIPEVFSGDIAAAVGLKDTTTGDTLCDEKNEVILESMEFPDPVIEVAIEPNSKADQDKMSIALQKLAEEDPTFRASTNHETGQTIIAGMGELHLDIIVDRMKREFKVEATVGAPQVSYRETFRGSTQAEGKFVRQSGGKGQYGHVWIEFSPNEEGAGFEFENAIVGGVVPREYIPAVEAGLKDAMENGVLAGFPLVDIKAKLFDGSYHDVDSSETAFKVAASMALKAAAKKANPSILEPMMSVEITVPEEYFGDVMGHVNARRGRVEGSEIRGNAQIIKSMIPLSEMFGYATTLRSATQGRGTFSMTFDHYEDVPKSIAEEIIAKYGTKSAE from the coding sequence ATGGCAAAACGAGAGTTTTCTCTTGAAAAAACACGTAATATCGGTATCATGGCCCACATCGATGCTGGTAAAACAACAACGACTGAACGTGTATTATACTATACTGGTCGTATTCATAAAATCGGTGAGACTCACGAAGGTGCTTCTCAAATGGACTGGATGGAGCAAGAGCAAGAACGTGGTATCACAATCACTTCTGCTGCGACAACAGCTCAATGGAATAACCACCGTATCAATATCATCGATACACCAGGACACGTGGACTTTACTGTTGAGGTAGAACGTTCTCTACGTGTATTAGACGGTGCCGTTGCGTTATTAGATGGTCAGTCTGGGGTTGAGCCTCAAACTGAAACTGTATGGCGTCAAGCAACTACTTATGGTGTTCCACGTATCGTATTCGTTAACAAAATGGATAAAACTGGTGCAGACTTCTTATATTCTGTACGTACAATCCATGACCGTTTACAAGCAAATGCACACCCTGTACAATTACCAATCGGTGCAGAAGATGATTTCACTGGTATCATCGACTTAGTTGAAATGAAAGCATTCAACTATACTAATGATTTAGGTACAGACATCGAAGAAATCGAAATTCCAGCTGACTACAAAGAATTAGCTGAAGAATGGCGTGCTAAGTTAGTTGAAGCAGCAGCTGATACTGACGAAGAATTAATGATGGCTTACCTAGAAGGTGAAGAAATTGACGTACCTACATTGAAAGCAGCAATCCGTAAAGCAACTGTTGCAGCGGAATTTTACCCAGTATTCTGCGGTTCAGCTTTCAAAAACAAAGGTGTTCAATTAATGTTAGACGGTGTTATTGATTACTTACCAGCACCAACTGACGTACCAGCAATTAAAGGTGTTTTACCTGGAACTGAAGAAGAAGTTGAACGTCACGCTGATGATAGTGAACCATTCTCAGCTTTAGCGTTTAAAGTTATGACTGACCCATTCGTAGGTCGTTTAACATTCTTCCGTGTGTATTCAGGAACATTACAATCTGGTTCATATGTTCAAAACTCAACTAAAGGTAAACGTGAACGTGTAGGACGTATTTTACAAATGCACGCAAACTCACGTCAAGAAATTCCAGAAGTATTCTCTGGAGATATCGCAGCAGCTGTAGGTCTTAAAGATACTACAACTGGGGATACTTTATGTGATGAGAAAAATGAAGTTATCTTAGAATCAATGGAATTCCCTGATCCAGTTATCGAAGTTGCGATTGAGCCAAACTCAAAAGCTGACCAAGATAAAATGAGTATCGCTTTACAAAAATTAGCTGAAGAAGATCCAACATTCCGAGCTTCTACAAACCACGAAACTGGTCAAACAATTATCGCTGGTATGGGTGAGTTACACTTAGATATCATCGTTGACCGTATGAAACGTGAGTTCAAAGTTGAAGCAACTGTTGGTGCACCACAAGTTTCTTACCGTGAAACATTCCGTGGTTCAACTCAAGCTGAAGGTAAATTCGTTCGTCAATCAGGTGGTAAAGGTCAATATGGTCACGTATGGATCGAATTCTCACCAAACGAAGAAGGTGCCGGATTTGAATTTGAAAACGCAATTGTCGGTGGTGTGGTTCCACGTGAATACATCCCTGCAGTTGAAGCTGGATTGAAAGATGCTATGGAAAACGGTGTATTAGCTGGATTCCCATTAGTTGATATCAAAGCTAAATTATTTGATGGATCTTACCATGATGTCGATTCATCAGAAACTGCCTTTAAAGTAGCTGCGTCTATGGCATTGAAAGCTGCAGCTAAAAAAGCTAACCCATCAATCTTAGAACCAATGATGTCTGTTGAAATTACAGTTCCAGAAGAATACTTCGGAGATGTAATGGGACACGTAAACGCTCGTCGTGGACGTGTAGAAGGTTCTGAAATTCGTGGTAATGCTCAAATCATCAAATCAATGATTCCATTATCTGAAATGTTCGGATATGCAACAACATTGCGTTCAGCAACTCAAGGTCGTGGTACATTCTCTATGACATTTGATCATTATGAAGATGTTCCAAAATCAATCGCTGAAGAAATCATTGCAAAATATGGTACAAAATCAGCTGAATAA
- the tuf gene encoding elongation factor Tu has translation MAKEKFDRSKPHVNVGTLGHVDHGKTTLSAAIATVLAKKGLGQARAYDQIDNAPEEKERGITINTSHIEYETEARHYAHVDCPGHADYVKNMITGAAQMDGAILVVSAADGPMPQTREHILLSRQVGVPYMVVFLNKVDMVDDEELLELVEMEVRDLLSEYDFPGDELPVIAGSALRALEGDADYEAKVLELMDAVDSYIPEPERDTEKPFMMPVEDVFSITGRGTVATGRVERGQVKVGDEVEIVGIAEETSKTTVTGVEMFRKLLDYAEAGDNIGALLRGVTRDDIQRGQVLAKPGTITPHTKFEAEVYVLSKEEGGRHTPFFANYRPQFYFRTTDVTGVVELPAGTEMVMPGDNVSMTVELIHPIAIEDGTRFSIREGGRTVGAGTVSKVIA, from the coding sequence ATGGCAAAAGAAAAATTTGACCGCTCAAAACCACACGTAAACGTTGGTACTTTAGGACACGTTGACCACGGTAAAACTACTTTATCTGCAGCAATCGCTACAGTATTAGCTAAAAAAGGTTTAGGACAAGCTCGTGCTTATGACCAAATCGATAACGCTCCAGAAGAAAAAGAACGTGGAATCACAATCAACACTTCTCATATCGAGTATGAAACAGAAGCTCGTCACTATGCACACGTTGACTGCCCAGGACATGCTGACTACGTTAAAAACATGATCACTGGTGCTGCTCAAATGGACGGTGCGATCTTAGTAGTATCTGCTGCTGATGGTCCAATGCCTCAAACTCGTGAGCACATCTTATTATCACGCCAAGTAGGTGTACCTTACATGGTAGTATTCTTAAACAAAGTTGATATGGTTGACGACGAAGAATTATTAGAATTAGTTGAAATGGAAGTTCGTGATTTATTATCTGAATATGACTTCCCTGGAGATGAACTTCCAGTAATCGCTGGTTCAGCTTTACGTGCTTTAGAAGGTGACGCTGATTACGAAGCTAAAGTATTAGAATTAATGGACGCTGTTGATTCTTACATTCCAGAACCAGAACGTGACACTGAAAAACCATTCATGATGCCAGTTGAGGACGTATTCTCAATCACTGGTCGTGGTACAGTTGCTACTGGACGTGTTGAACGTGGACAAGTTAAAGTTGGTGACGAAGTTGAAATCGTTGGTATTGCTGAAGAAACAAGCAAAACAACTGTAACTGGTGTTGAAATGTTCCGTAAATTATTAGATTACGCTGAAGCTGGAGATAACATTGGTGCATTATTACGTGGTGTTACACGTGACGATATCCAACGTGGTCAAGTATTAGCTAAACCAGGAACAATCACTCCTCACACTAAATTCGAAGCTGAGGTTTACGTATTATCTAAAGAAGAAGGTGGACGTCACACTCCATTCTTCGCTAACTACCGTCCTCAATTCTACTTCCGTACAACAGACGTTACAGGTGTTGTAGAATTACCAGCTGGTACAGAAATGGTAATGCCTGGTGATAACGTATCTATGACAGTAGAATTAATTCACCCAATCGCTATCGAAGACGGAACTCGTTTCTCAATTCGTGAAGGTGGACGTACTGTAGGTGCAGGTACTGTATCTAAAGTTATCGCTTAA
- a CDS encoding mechanosensitive ion channel yields the protein MNIQEFFDKVMSALPGLLGAVLLLVLALLIALILKKLAIKGLERIDFDGKLQRWGMSKNIEESNTFIETIGSIIYFATILLFTPFILKGMNMSGVVDPILEMLIRFFNFIPNLVASGLILFTGSYLCKFIKSLMQNLFEGINVDRWYRKLIGRVQEDGEVPETRLAEVLSSIIYVLIFIPILTAALKLLGIRSISEPIVLVLNNILNAIPNILAAVALVVIGNFIAQLVGDLVESMLRTSGIDKYSQYLNFKGETTILISNVSAQILKAVLFMFFLIEGLSVLELDVINSIGNSIIDYLPSIISSLIILATGIIGGNILATFLAKVSGSKLFGEMIRYGIIIFAVFMTLEQLQFAKSIVNNSFTIILGAFAVAFALAFGLGGREFAAKQLERANEAFKQESEEQQQLVEQKNNSEK from the coding sequence ATGAATATTCAAGAATTTTTTGATAAAGTAATGTCTGCATTACCTGGATTACTTGGTGCAGTGCTCTTGTTGGTATTGGCATTATTAATCGCCCTGATATTAAAGAAATTAGCAATTAAAGGGTTAGAACGGATTGATTTTGACGGAAAACTTCAGCGTTGGGGCATGTCTAAGAACATCGAAGAATCGAACACCTTTATTGAAACGATTGGTTCGATTATTTACTTTGCGACTATCTTATTATTTACTCCTTTTATTTTAAAAGGAATGAATATGTCCGGTGTGGTTGACCCGATTTTAGAAATGTTAATTCGCTTTTTTAATTTCATTCCGAATTTGGTAGCGTCAGGATTGATTTTATTTACCGGTTCGTACTTATGTAAGTTTATAAAATCTTTGATGCAAAATTTATTTGAAGGAATCAATGTAGACCGGTGGTATCGTAAGTTGATTGGACGTGTGCAAGAAGACGGCGAAGTGCCAGAAACACGATTAGCAGAAGTTTTATCTTCTATTATATATGTACTTATTTTCATTCCGATTTTAACAGCTGCTTTAAAATTGTTAGGTATTCGTAGTATTTCTGAGCCGATTGTATTGGTCTTGAATAATATACTCAATGCTATTCCGAATATTTTAGCAGCAGTCGCTCTAGTAGTCATCGGGAATTTTATTGCGCAATTAGTAGGAGATTTAGTTGAGAGTATGCTACGAACATCGGGGATTGATAAGTACTCTCAATATTTGAATTTCAAAGGTGAAACGACAATTTTAATTTCAAATGTTTCAGCTCAAATATTAAAGGCAGTCTTATTCATGTTTTTCTTAATTGAAGGATTATCGGTATTAGAATTAGATGTAATTAATTCGATTGGTAATTCGATTATTGATTACTTACCGTCTATTATTAGTTCCTTAATTATTTTAGCGACAGGGATTATCGGTGGAAATATATTGGCAACATTTTTAGCGAAAGTATCAGGAAGTAAATTGTTTGGTGAAATGATTCGATATGGTATTATCATTTTTGCTGTATTTATGACACTTGAACAATTGCAATTCGCAAAATCAATTGTTAATAATAGTTTTACAATTATCTTAGGAGCATTTGCAGTGGCATTTGCATTAGCTTTTGGTTTAGGCGGCAGAGAGTTTGCAGCGAAGCAATTAGAAAGAGCCAATGAAGCGTTTAAGCAAGAGTCAGAAGAGCAGCAACAATTAGTAGAACAAAAAAATAATAGTGAAAAATAA
- the rpsJ gene encoding 30S ribosomal protein S10: protein MAKQKIRIRLKAYEHRALDVSANKIVESAQRTGAKTAGPIPLPTERSLYTVIRATHKYKDSREQFEMRTHKRLIDIIEPTAKTVDALMKLDLPSGVDVEIKL, encoded by the coding sequence ATGGCAAAACAAAAAATCCGTATTCGTTTGAAAGCATATGAGCATAGAGCTTTAGATGTTTCTGCGAACAAGATTGTAGAATCAGCACAGAGAACAGGAGCGAAGACAGCTGGACCAATTCCGTTACCAACAGAACGTTCATTATATACTGTCATTCGTGCGACACATAAATATAAAGATTCTCGTGAGCAATTCGAAATGCGTACACACAAACGTTTAATCGACATCATTGAACCAACTGCTAAAACAGTAGATGCTTTAATGAAATTAGATTTACCGAGTGGTGTGGATGTAGAAATTAAATTATAA
- the rplC gene encoding 50S ribosomal protein L3, with product MTKGILGTKVGMTQFFTENGELIPVTVIEAAPNVVLQVKTVETDGYEAVQLGFQDMREVLSNKPAKGHVAKANATPKRFIREFRDVELGEYQVGQEITVETFAVGDIVDVTGTSKGKGFQGAIKRHGQSRGPMAHGSRYHRRPGSMGMASDASKVFKGKNLPGQTGGDRVTIQNLEVVAVDVENNVILIKGNVPGAKKSLVEVKQAIKTVK from the coding sequence ATGACCAAAGGAATCTTAGGAACAAAAGTAGGGATGACACAATTTTTCACTGAAAATGGTGAGTTAATTCCAGTTACTGTAATCGAAGCTGCTCCAAACGTTGTTTTACAAGTTAAAACAGTTGAAACAGACGGTTACGAAGCTGTGCAATTAGGTTTCCAAGACATGCGTGAAGTATTGTCAAACAAACCTGCTAAAGGTCATGTAGCAAAAGCAAATGCTACTCCTAAGCGCTTCATTCGCGAGTTTCGTGATGTAGAGCTTGGAGAATATCAAGTAGGACAAGAAATCACAGTTGAAACATTCGCGGTGGGTGACATCGTCGATGTAACAGGAACATCAAAAGGTAAAGGATTCCAAGGTGCAATTAAGCGTCACGGACAAAGCCGTGGACCTATGGCACACGGTTCTCGTTACCACCGTCGTCCTGGTTCAATGGGTATGGCATCAGATGCTTCTAAAGTATTTAAAGGTAAAAACTTACCTGGACAAACTGGTGGCGACCGTGTAACAATCCAAAACTTAGAGGTTGTTGCAGTTGATGTAGAAAACAATGTAATTTTAATTAAAGGTAATGTTCCAGGAGCTAAAAAATCTTTAGTTGAAGTTAAACAAGCAATTAAAACAGTTAAATAA